The following is a genomic window from Pectobacterium carotovorum.
AATTACGGTTGACGGACCGAGCGGCGCAGGCAAAGGTACCTTGTGTAAGGCATTGGCTGAAGCTTTACAGTGGAATCTGCTGGACTCGGGAGCTATCTATCGTGTTTTGGCTCTGGCGGCGTTACACCACCATGTCGATATCAGTTCGGAAGACGCGCTGGTCCCGCTGGCCTCTCATCTTGATGTGCGCTTTGTTGCAGAAAGCGGGCAGTTAAAAGTCATTCTGGAAGGCGAAGACGTTAGCCACGAAATTCGTACTGAAGCGGTAGGTAATACGGCTTCTCAGGCTGCGGCGTTTCCTCGTGTTCGTGAAGCCTTGTTACGTCGGCAGCGCGCTTTCCGTGAGGCTCCGGGGTTGATTGCCGATGGCCGTGATATGGGAACGGTGGTCTTTCCTGATGCGCCCGTGAAGATTTTCCTGGATGCCAGCGCGGAAGAACGCGCACAACGTCGCATGCTACAGTTGCAGGCGAAGGGCTTTAATGTTAACTTTGAACGTCTTTTGTCTGAGATAAAAGAACGGGATGAGCGCGATCGCAACCGTCCTGTTGCGCCGTTAGTACCGGCTGCCGATGCGTTGGTGCTGGATTCAACGGAAATGACAATCGATGAAGTGATAGCGCGCGCGTTGGCTTATGCCCGCGAAATTTTAGCGTAATCACAGAACACAGAATTTTTACCTCGCTGTAAGGATGCACAGCGGGGCATGTTAAACAACCCCATCGAGCAGGATGCCAGATGGACGTTAAATTGAAACCCTTAAGATTATCAACATGACTGAATCTTTTGCTCAACTCTTTGAAGAATCCCTGAAAGAAATCGAAACCCGTCCTGGTTCCATCGTACGCGGTGTTGTTGTTGCTATTGACAAAGATGTCGTACTGGTTGACGCCGGTCTGAAATCTGAATCTGCCATTCCGGTAGAGCAATTCAAAAACGCACAGGGCGAACTGGAAATTCAGGTTGGTGATGAAGTTGACGTTGCTCTGGACGCTATCGAAGATGGCTTCGGTGAAACGCTGCTTTCTCGCGAAAAAGCTAAACGTCATGAAGCATGGCTGACGCTGGAAAAAGCCTACGAAGAAGCTGCAACTGTTACCGGTATTATCAACGGTAAAGTTAAAGGCGGTTTCACTGTTGAGCTGAACGGCATTCGTGCGTTCCTGCCAGGTTCTCTGGTAGACGTTCGTCCGGTTCGCGATACGCTGCATCTGGAAGGCAAAGAGCTTGAGTTCAAAGTTATCAAGCTGGATCAGAAACGCAACAACGTTGTTGTTTCCCGCCGTGCAGTTATCGAATCTGAAAACAGCGCTGAGCGCGATCAACTGCTGGAAAACCTGCAGGAAGGCATGGAAGTTAAAGGTATCGTTAAGAACCTTACTGACTACGGTGCATTCGTTGATCTGGGCGGCGTTGATGGCCTGCTGCATATCACTGATATGGCTTGGAAACGTGTTAAACATCCAAGCGAAATCGTCAATGTGGGCGACGAAATCACTGTTAAAGTGCTGAAGTTCGACCGCGAGCGTACTCGTGTATCTCTGGGCCTGAAACAACTGGGCGAAGATCCATGGGTTGCTATCGCTAAACGTTACCCAGAAAGCACGCGTCTGACTGGCCGCGTGACTAACCTGACTGATTACGGCTGCTTCGTTGAAATCGAAGAAGGCGTTGAAGGTCTGGTACACGTTTCCGAAATGGATTGGACCAACAAAAACATCCACCCATCCAAAGTTGTTAACGTTGGTGACGTAGTGGAAGTGATGGTTCTGGATATCGACGAAGAACGTCGTCGTATCTCTCTGGGCCTGAAACAGTGCAAATCTAACCCATGGCAGCTGTTCGCTGAAACCCACAACAAGGGCGACCGCGTTGAAGGTAAAATCAAGTCTATCACTGACTTCGGTA
Proteins encoded in this region:
- the rpsA gene encoding 30S ribosomal protein S1, with the protein product MTESFAQLFEESLKEIETRPGSIVRGVVVAIDKDVVLVDAGLKSESAIPVEQFKNAQGELEIQVGDEVDVALDAIEDGFGETLLSREKAKRHEAWLTLEKAYEEAATVTGIINGKVKGGFTVELNGIRAFLPGSLVDVRPVRDTLHLEGKELEFKVIKLDQKRNNVVVSRRAVIESENSAERDQLLENLQEGMEVKGIVKNLTDYGAFVDLGGVDGLLHITDMAWKRVKHPSEIVNVGDEITVKVLKFDRERTRVSLGLKQLGEDPWVAIAKRYPESTRLTGRVTNLTDYGCFVEIEEGVEGLVHVSEMDWTNKNIHPSKVVNVGDVVEVMVLDIDEERRRISLGLKQCKSNPWQLFAETHNKGDRVEGKIKSITDFGIFIGLDGGIDGLVHLSDISWNVAGEEAVREYKKGDEIAAVVLQVDAERERISLGVKQLAEDPFNNYLSVNKKGAIVTGKVTAVDAKGATVELADGVEGYLRASEASRDRVEDATLVLNVGDSVEAKYTGVDRKNRVVSLSVRAKDEADEKDAIATVNNKPEESNFSNAMAEAFKAAKGE
- the cmk gene encoding (d)CMP kinase produces the protein MTVMAPVITVDGPSGAGKGTLCKALAEALQWNLLDSGAIYRVLALAALHHHVDISSEDALVPLASHLDVRFVAESGQLKVILEGEDVSHEIRTEAVGNTASQAAAFPRVREALLRRQRAFREAPGLIADGRDMGTVVFPDAPVKIFLDASAEERAQRRMLQLQAKGFNVNFERLLSEIKERDERDRNRPVAPLVPAADALVLDSTEMTIDEVIARALAYAREILA